One genomic region from Vanacampus margaritifer isolate UIUO_Vmar chromosome 2, RoL_Vmar_1.0, whole genome shotgun sequence encodes:
- the sdr39u1 gene encoding epimerase family protein SDR39U1 isoform X1, with amino-acid sequence MRVVIGGGSGFVGRELTRLLRDKGHEVTVISRHPGPSRITWGELESSGLPPCEGAVNLAGENIMNPLRWWNESYKKDLVSSRIDSTKALADAIAASPSPPHSWVLVSGVACYKPSLTAEYTEDSEWTPFDLLSRLVKEWEAAALLPEIMTNTTKQVVVRPGAVLGRDGGAMKQMLLPFWLGLGGTLGSGRQPFPWIHVSDLAGIIAQSLEPPSPSNAPPSSEPSSGALPYSRQVLNGVAPALNTNYEFTKELGRLLSRPTIFPVPAFVLNALLGSERAVILAEGQKVVPKRTLETGFQYKYPDLTSALKEIVTS; translated from the exons ATGAGAGTCGTCATAG GGGGTGGATCTGGCTTTGTGGGTCGTGAGTTGACTCGCCTTCTCCGAGACAAAGGCCACGAAGTCACAGTGATCTCCCGCCATCCCGGTCCCTCGAGGATAACATGG GGTGAGTTGGAGTCGTCTGGCCTCCCGCCATGTGAGGGTGCTGTCAACTTAGCAGGAGAGAATATTATGAACCCGCTGCGATG GTGGAACGAAAGCTACAAGAAGGATTTGGTTTCCAGTCGCATCGACAGCACAAAAGCTCTGGCTGACGCTATCGCGGCCTCCCCGAGTCCTCCACACTCGTGGGTCCTGGTGTCGGGCGTAG CGTGCTACAAACCGAGCCTGACAGCCGAGTACACGGAAGACAGCGAGTGGACGCCGTTTGATCTCCTTTCTAGGCTGGTGAAAGAGTGGGAAGCTGCTGCACTACTGCCAGAGATTATGACAAACACCACCAAGCAAGTGGTAGTCAGACCTG GGGCAGTGTTGGGTCGTGATGGTGGAGCAATGAAGCAGATGCTCCTTCCTTTCTGGCTGGGCCTGGGCGGCACCCTGGGCTCTGGCCGGCAGCCCTTCCCGTGGATCCACGTGTCAGACCTTGCTGGCATCATCGCCCAATCCCTGGAGCCGCCCTCCCCATCCAACGCCCCACCCTCCTCTGAGCCCTCCTCTGGTGCGTTGCCCTACTCCCGCCAGGTCCTCAATGGGGTGGCGCCAGCCCTTAACACCAACTACGAGTTCACCAAGGAGCTGGGTCGGCTGCTGAGCCGTCCCACCATCTTCCCTGTGCCCGCCTTTGTGCTCAATGCCCTGTTGGGCTCGGAGAGAGCCGTGATACTGGCTGAGGGCCAGAAGGTGGTACCCAAAAGGACTTTGGAGACTGGGTTCCAATACAAGTACCCAGACTTAACGTCGGCCCTCAAAGAAATCGTCACCAGTTAA
- the LOC144043530 gene encoding acyl-coenzyme A thioesterase 3-like gives MSSQVRLRLLPSARCLFDEPIHVKVAGLGSGQVVTLRARATDQQGVVFRSAAIYRADDSGELDLCRDAALCGTYEGVEPMGLLWSMRATVPFKYFQWNKALSPHVVRFSVHDGVDVEEEERGGALAEATNERVLMGEGLAREVVNLGKCTAVLFTPPGEGPFPGVLDLSPFASEKRASLLANKGFMVLSMPAFTDKPTNVKYLELDNFQEGLRFLQQHPKVGSDGLGVIGRCKGGDIALSLASFVPGVRAVVWINACSANIGSPLHYRGREILSAVTLDLTKILPTADGASIIKYGVGDPDSEENRTSLVPVEKATADFLFLASEDGLNFDCRTYMESMAARLRRAGNNNVETACYPRAGHHLEPPYGPHCYSGVHAFLRRPVLWGGEPRAHTHAEVLAWKKVEEFFRSRLSCRHTSTKAKL, from the exons ATGTCGTCTCAAGTGCGCCTCCGTCTTCTCCCGAGCGCTCGCTGCCTTTTCGACGAGCCCATCCACGTGAAGGTGGCGGGTCTGGGGTCCGGGCAGGTGGTCACCCTTAGGGCCCGGGCCACCGACCAGCAGGGGGTGGTCTTCCGCTCGGCGGCCATCTACCGGGCGGATGACAGCGGGGAGCTGGACCTCTGCCGAGACGCCGCCCTGTGCGGCACCTACGAGGGTGTGGAGCCAATGGGCTTGCTGTGGTCCATGCGAGCCACCGTCCCCTTTAAATATTTCCAGTGGAATAAAGCGCTGAGTCCGCACGTGGTCAGGTTCTCGGTGCATGACGGCGTGGACGTGGAAGAGGAGGAGCGGGGAGGTGCCCTGGCGGAGGCCACCAATGAGAGGGTCCTAATGGGGGAGGGCCTCGCACGTGAGGTCGTCAACCTTGGGAAGTGTACTGCAGTGTTGTTCACACCGCCAG GTGAAGGTCCATTCCCGGGTGTGCTGGATTTGTCCCCTTTCGCTTCGGAGAAGCGAGCCAGCCTGTTGGCCAACAAAGGTTTCATGGTCCTGAGCATGCCCGCCTTCACCGACAAGCCCACAAACGTCAAGTATCTTGAGCTGGACAACTTTCAGGAGGGCCTGCGTTTCTTACAACAGCATCCTAAG GTGGGCAGCGATGGGCTGGGCGTGATCGGGCGTTGCAAAGGGGGCGACATCGCCCTGTCCTTGGCGTCCTTCGTACCGGGCGTGCGTGCTGTGGTCTGGATCAACGCCTGCAGCGCCAACATCGGATCTCCTCTGCACTACCGGGGTCGAGAGATCCTCTCCGCCGTGACCTTGGACCTGACCAAGATCCTACCCACCGCCGACGGCGCCAGCATCATCAAGTACGGCGTCGGTGACCCTGACAGCGAAGAGAACCGGACCAGCCTGGTCCCCGTGGAGAAAGCCACTgccgacttcctgtttctgGCTTCTGAGGACGGCCTCAACTTCGACTGCCGGACTTATATGGAGAGCATGGCAGCGCGACTCAG GCGGGCCGGGAATAACAACGTGGAGACGGCGTGCTACCCGCGGGCCGGGCATCACCTGGAGCCGCCCTACGGACCCCACTGCTACTCGGGTGTGCACGCGTTCTTGCGCAGACCTGTCTTGTGGGGCGGCGAGCCCCGAGCCCACACCCACGCCGAGGTGCTCGCCTggaagaaggtggaggagtttttCAGGAGTCGGCTGAGCTGCAGACACACAAGCACCAAAGCCAAGTTGTAA
- the mettl17 gene encoding ribosome assembly protein METTL17, mitochondrial, whose product MATQSYVSCVLCQRANVVRRIAATRRFSAAANPQPKADFLKGEPHKRHPGVTHLKTLRLPDELLVATRSIIQRSQVTKLPDRIHKLTNYLWSRKRAVEDSAVRKKAVSLEKELWKKAIEEAGDLDEQAVADRINKKVLSELRLAFYHWTPLKYDEELGVVYMAAKMAGGYAAVRRALNEIKKRDPTFAPQSLLDFGSGLGTVAWASHAYWADTLNELVCVDMSGPMNILAERLLKGDDEHGEAHIKHVYFRQFLPVSPKVQFDLVASAFTLSEIRSAKEREEAVITLWRKTASYLLLVENGTKEGHQMLMEARDTLLQNKDKIVYDTRPASVFAPCPHEAKCPKLALGSIMPCNFQQVYMPLYGNNSQTEKFSYLIMARERPEADTVMDWSRLIAPLKARTRHVHCRLCRSDGRLDHVVVSASKHGRDVYRCARSSEWGDQIPLARHDDYDNQNEKDNDGEPTTC is encoded by the exons ATGGCGACACAGAGCTACGTTTCTTGCGTCTTATGCCAGCGGGCGAATGTTGTGAGGAGGATAGCAGCGACCAGG AGATTTAGTGCAGCTGCAAACCCTCAGCCCAAAGCGGATTTCCTCAAAGGAGAGCCACACAAGCGACACCCGGGGGTGACCCACCTCAAAACCTTGCGCCTTCCCGATGAACTTCTGGTGGCCACCCGCTCCATTATCCAGA GGTCTCAGGTGACGAAACTTCCCGACCGCATTCACAAGCTGACCAACTACCTGTGGAGCAGGAAGCGGGCTGTGGAGGATTCGGCAGTGAGGAAGAAAGCTGTCAGTCTGGAGAAGGAACTGTGGAAGAAGGCCATAGAGGAAGCAGGAG ATTTAGATGAGCAAGCAGTGGCTGACCGCATCAACAAGAAAGTGTTGTCGGAGCTCCGGCTGGCATTTTATCACTGGACCCCTTTGAA gtatgaCGAGGAGCTTGGCGTGGTTTATATGGCGGCCAAGATGGCCGGAGGCTATGCCGCCGTGAGGAGGGCTCTCAACGAG ATAAAGAAACGTGATCCCACCTTTGCTCCTCAATCCCTCCTGGATTTTGGGTCAGGGCTGGGAACGGTGGCCTG GGCGTCCCATGCTTACTGGGCTGACACTCTGAATGAGCTGGTGTGCGTGGACATGTCAGGGCCCATGAACATTTTGGCAGAACGGCTTCTTAAGG GTGACGACGAACACGGTGAAGCTCACATCAAACACGTTTACTTCAGGCAGTTCCTCCCCGTATCCCCCAAG GTGCAGTTTGACTTGGTGGCATCTGCCTTCACGTTGTCGGAAATTCGCAGCGCAAAGGAGCGGGAAGAGGCGGTGATCACGTTGTGGAGGAAGACTGCCTCCTACCTG ttattgGTGGAAAACGGCACCAAAGAAGGCCATCAGATGTTAATGGAGGCCCGAGACACTCTACTACAGAACAAAGACAAAATCGTATACGACACCAGGCCTGCTTCGGTGTTTGCGCCg tgtCCTCATGAAGCCAAGTGTCCCAAACTTGCGCTAGGGTCCATCATGCCTTGCAACTTCCAGCAGGTGTACATGCCATTATACGGG AACAACAGTCAGACGGAGAAGTTCAGCTACCTGATTATGGCCAGAGAGCGACCAGAGGCAGACACAGTGATGGACTGGTCCAGGTTGATAGCGCCCCTGAAGGCCAGGACGAGGCATGTGCACTGCCGTTTGTGTCGCTCCGATGGACGTCTGGATCACGTGGTGGTGTCTGCCAGCAAACATGGACG aGACGTGTACCGCTGCGCCCGGAGCAGCGAATGGGGTGACCAAATTCCTCTAGCCCGACATGACGACTATGACAACCAAAATGAAAAAGACAACGATGGAGAACCTACAACATGTTAA
- the sdr39u1 gene encoding epimerase family protein SDR39U1 isoform X2, translating to MNPLRWWNESYKKDLVSSRIDSTKALADAIAASPSPPHSWVLVSGVACYKPSLTAEYTEDSEWTPFDLLSRLVKEWEAAALLPEIMTNTTKQVVVRPGAVLGRDGGAMKQMLLPFWLGLGGTLGSGRQPFPWIHVSDLAGIIAQSLEPPSPSNAPPSSEPSSGALPYSRQVLNGVAPALNTNYEFTKELGRLLSRPTIFPVPAFVLNALLGSERAVILAEGQKVVPKRTLETGFQYKYPDLTSALKEIVTS from the exons ATGAACCCGCTGCGATG GTGGAACGAAAGCTACAAGAAGGATTTGGTTTCCAGTCGCATCGACAGCACAAAAGCTCTGGCTGACGCTATCGCGGCCTCCCCGAGTCCTCCACACTCGTGGGTCCTGGTGTCGGGCGTAG CGTGCTACAAACCGAGCCTGACAGCCGAGTACACGGAAGACAGCGAGTGGACGCCGTTTGATCTCCTTTCTAGGCTGGTGAAAGAGTGGGAAGCTGCTGCACTACTGCCAGAGATTATGACAAACACCACCAAGCAAGTGGTAGTCAGACCTG GGGCAGTGTTGGGTCGTGATGGTGGAGCAATGAAGCAGATGCTCCTTCCTTTCTGGCTGGGCCTGGGCGGCACCCTGGGCTCTGGCCGGCAGCCCTTCCCGTGGATCCACGTGTCAGACCTTGCTGGCATCATCGCCCAATCCCTGGAGCCGCCCTCCCCATCCAACGCCCCACCCTCCTCTGAGCCCTCCTCTGGTGCGTTGCCCTACTCCCGCCAGGTCCTCAATGGGGTGGCGCCAGCCCTTAACACCAACTACGAGTTCACCAAGGAGCTGGGTCGGCTGCTGAGCCGTCCCACCATCTTCCCTGTGCCCGCCTTTGTGCTCAATGCCCTGTTGGGCTCGGAGAGAGCCGTGATACTGGCTGAGGGCCAGAAGGTGGTACCCAAAAGGACTTTGGAGACTGGGTTCCAATACAAGTACCCAGACTTAACGTCGGCCCTCAAAGAAATCGTCACCAGTTAA